A region of Massilia sp. KIM DNA encodes the following proteins:
- a CDS encoding LacI family DNA-binding transcriptional regulator has protein sequence MSTMALAKHNKANGDSAPTMEDLAKLAGVSTITVSRALRDSPLVTEKTREKIRQLAAEQGYRFNISARNLRMRRSYSVAVVVEMTPVKGRPMSDPYPLELLGGITQELTTSGYSVVLTSKQLLDTAPVQGADGLILLGQGSHGEAVRTLQQTNLPLVVWGAPERDGDYVVVGSDNRKGGASAAERFLEQGRRKLVFLGDVDHAEVQERCAGFIDTLSGRATVHILRPKAFTFEAGFDCVQTLLKKKPGLAADGLFAASDLLAMGAIRALTEAGLRVPDDISVIGYDDTPGAASFVPPLTSVHQYLRDGGVLLARKMLAMIEGRPSQSEMLPTTLIVRQT, from the coding sequence ATGAGCACGATGGCACTGGCGAAGCACAACAAGGCAAACGGCGATAGCGCGCCGACGATGGAAGACCTGGCGAAACTGGCCGGGGTCTCCACCATCACGGTCTCGCGCGCCCTGCGCGACAGCCCGCTGGTGACCGAGAAGACGCGCGAGAAGATCCGCCAGCTGGCGGCCGAACAGGGCTACCGCTTCAACATCAGCGCCCGCAACCTGCGCATGCGCCGTTCGTATTCGGTGGCGGTGGTGGTCGAGATGACGCCGGTGAAGGGCCGGCCGATGTCCGATCCCTATCCGCTCGAACTGCTGGGCGGGATCACCCAGGAACTGACCACCTCGGGCTACAGCGTGGTGCTGACCTCCAAGCAGTTGCTGGACACGGCGCCGGTGCAGGGCGCCGACGGCCTGATCCTGCTGGGCCAGGGCTCGCACGGCGAGGCGGTGCGCACCTTGCAGCAGACCAATCTGCCGCTGGTGGTCTGGGGCGCGCCCGAGCGCGACGGCGACTACGTGGTGGTCGGCTCGGACAACCGCAAGGGCGGGGCCAGCGCGGCCGAACGCTTCCTGGAGCAGGGCCGGCGCAAGCTGGTGTTCCTGGGCGACGTCGACCACGCCGAGGTGCAGGAGCGCTGCGCCGGCTTCATCGACACCCTTTCGGGCCGCGCCACCGTGCACATCCTGCGCCCCAAGGCCTTCACCTTCGAGGCGGGCTTCGATTGCGTCCAGACCCTGCTCAAGAAGAAGCCGGGCCTGGCGGCCGACGGCCTGTTCGCGGCCAGCGACCTGCTGGCCATGGGCGCCATCCGCGCCCTGACCGAGGCCGGTCTGCGGGTGCCGGACGACATTTCCGTCATCGGCTACGACGACACGCCGGGCGCGGCCAGCTTCGTGCCGCCGCTGACCAGCGTGCACCAGTACCTGCGCGACGGCGGCGTGCTGCTGGCCCGGAAGATGCTGGCCATGATCGAGGGCCGCCCCTCGCAGTCCGAAATGCTGCCCACGACCCTGATCGTGCGGCAGACCTGA
- a CDS encoding TonB-dependent siderophore receptor translates to MKTATQFPQLSAIALAVLALGAHCQAMAQDGAPAATGSSAAQNAPATPTAVQKEIQQVVVTGTASASGTRKIDAAFSITTANEEQLKAAAPISTADIMKIVPGAYAEATGGQSGANIQVRGFPSGSDSPFVSVQLNGNPIYPVPVLSFFEGSSSFRLDDTIERVEVLRGGPSTIYSVGQPGATMNFIMKKGTDTPEGSIRVTAGTGNLRRVDGVYSGKIAEGWYGMIGGFYRVTDGVRKSGFPADDGGQLSASLTRKLDQGELNFYMRSTKDKNAFYTGVPLMSANEGRTITAFPGFDPLKGTLMSNEMRRFTVEAAPGRTLNYDLGDGRGLDSNLFGVEFQQNLNGWQVSNKLNYFDGDLNTIAMFTGNNPLRAGDYLASAITSANGNAAAVAAAGGVRATTGSMTYANGGGAVDPNQQVVQAGLWAVEKKLRSFTDEFRVSKNIGEDHTLTLGAYVANYSSKDVWYLGNSHLMTATPNARLIDVRLNNGAVVSNKGKEGNIFYAPVASYDGDNTAFFIADEWRVTDRLKFDAGFRREKQRLNATISNLTSVDPDNNPLTLYNNGTSTPDGSFTGLSRDDSVNSFTLGGLYKLGKDSSVFVRANQGHTFIYFDDMRNAGTQAVLDDRSRVPTPKVKQLEVGFKTANPLYSAYVNAFFTDFTGISFQQITTTGVLYSVSGSKGKGVEFELAVRPLAGLQLQLTGNWQDSEYRDNPAIEGNTVQRQPKFQYRFSPSYRIPMGDYALRLYGTYSRIGSRWADQANQQYLPKYETLDLGLLAELSEKLEFRVSATNVTNELGLTEGNSRLTAGNATGPINARPLFGRAVEASLTYRF, encoded by the coding sequence ATGAAGACAGCAACCCAGTTCCCGCAACTGTCCGCCATCGCCCTCGCCGTGCTCGCCCTCGGCGCCCATTGCCAGGCCATGGCCCAGGACGGCGCCCCGGCAGCCACCGGCAGCAGCGCCGCCCAGAACGCCCCGGCCACCCCGACCGCGGTGCAGAAGGAAATCCAGCAGGTGGTGGTCACCGGCACCGCCTCCGCCAGCGGCACCCGCAAGATCGACGCCGCCTTCAGCATCACCACCGCCAACGAGGAACAGCTCAAGGCCGCGGCCCCGATCAGCACCGCCGACATCATGAAGATCGTGCCCGGCGCCTATGCCGAAGCGACCGGCGGCCAGTCGGGCGCCAACATCCAGGTGCGCGGCTTCCCCTCGGGCAGCGATTCGCCCTTCGTGTCGGTGCAGCTCAACGGCAACCCGATCTACCCGGTGCCGGTGCTGTCCTTCTTCGAAGGCTCGTCCTCCTTCCGCCTCGACGACACCATCGAGCGCGTCGAAGTGCTGCGCGGCGGGCCCAGCACCATCTATTCGGTGGGCCAGCCGGGCGCCACCATGAACTTCATCATGAAGAAAGGCACGGACACCCCGGAGGGTTCGATCCGCGTCACCGCCGGCACCGGCAACCTGCGCCGCGTCGACGGCGTCTACAGCGGCAAGATCGCCGAGGGCTGGTACGGCATGATCGGCGGCTTCTACCGCGTCACCGACGGCGTGCGCAAGTCGGGCTTCCCGGCCGACGACGGCGGCCAGCTGTCCGCTTCGCTGACCCGCAAGCTGGACCAGGGCGAGCTGAACTTCTACATGCGTTCGACCAAGGACAAGAACGCCTTCTACACCGGCGTGCCCCTGATGTCGGCCAACGAGGGCCGCACCATTACCGCCTTCCCGGGCTTCGACCCGCTCAAGGGCACCCTGATGAGCAACGAGATGCGCCGCTTCACGGTCGAAGCCGCGCCCGGCCGCACCCTCAACTACGACCTGGGCGACGGCCGCGGCCTGGATTCCAACCTGTTCGGCGTCGAGTTCCAGCAGAACCTGAATGGCTGGCAGGTATCGAACAAGCTGAACTACTTCGACGGCGACCTCAATACCATCGCCATGTTCACCGGTAATAACCCGCTGCGCGCCGGCGACTACCTGGCCAGCGCCATCACCAGCGCCAACGGCAACGCCGCGGCGGTGGCGGCGGCCGGTGGCGTGCGCGCCACCACGGGCAGCATGACCTATGCCAATGGCGGCGGCGCGGTCGACCCGAACCAGCAGGTGGTGCAGGCCGGCCTGTGGGCGGTCGAGAAGAAGCTGCGCTCCTTCACCGACGAGTTCCGCGTCAGCAAGAACATCGGCGAGGACCACACCCTGACCCTCGGCGCCTATGTCGCCAACTATTCGTCCAAGGACGTCTGGTACCTGGGCAACAGCCACCTGATGACCGCCACCCCGAACGCGCGCCTGATCGACGTACGCCTGAACAACGGCGCGGTGGTGTCGAACAAGGGCAAGGAAGGCAACATCTTCTATGCGCCGGTGGCGTCCTACGATGGCGACAACACCGCCTTCTTCATTGCCGACGAATGGCGCGTGACCGACCGCCTCAAGTTCGACGCCGGTTTCCGCCGCGAGAAGCAGCGCCTGAACGCCACCATCTCGAACCTGACCTCGGTCGACCCGGACAACAACCCGCTGACCCTGTACAACAACGGCACCTCGACCCCGGACGGCAGCTTCACCGGCCTGTCGCGCGACGACTCGGTGAATTCCTTCACCCTGGGCGGCCTGTACAAGCTGGGCAAGGACAGCAGCGTGTTCGTGCGCGCCAACCAGGGCCACACCTTCATCTACTTCGACGACATGCGCAACGCCGGCACCCAGGCGGTGCTGGATGATCGCTCGCGCGTGCCGACCCCGAAGGTCAAGCAGCTCGAAGTCGGCTTCAAGACCGCGAACCCGCTATACAGCGCCTACGTGAACGCCTTCTTCACCGACTTCACCGGCATCTCCTTCCAGCAGATCACCACCACCGGCGTGCTGTATTCGGTGAGCGGCTCCAAGGGCAAGGGCGTGGAATTCGAGTTGGCCGTGCGTCCGCTGGCCGGCCTGCAGCTCCAGCTGACCGGCAACTGGCAGGATTCGGAGTACCGCGACAATCCGGCAATCGAGGGCAACACCGTGCAGCGCCAGCCGAAGTTCCAATACCGCTTCTCGCCGAGCTACCGGATCCCGATGGGCGACTACGCGCTGCGCCTGTACGGCACCTACTCGCGCATCGGTTCGCGCTGGGCCGACCAGGCTAACCAGCAGTATCTGCCGAAGTATGAAACCCTGGACCTGGGCCTGCTGGCCGAGCTGTCCGAGAAGCTGGAGTTCCGCGTCAGCGCGACCAACGTCACCAACGAGCTTGGCCTGACCGAGGGCAACTCGCGCCTGACCGCGGGCAACGCGACCGGCCCGATCAACGCGCGTCCGCTGTTCGGCCGTGCGGTGGAGGCCTCGCTGACCTACCGCTTCTAA
- a CDS encoding glycoside hydrolase family 65 protein: protein MENVIDVIGKLPAEPWGIRESAANGPRAFLHETLFALGNGYIGMRGTHEEGGAQGPTLEGTYLNGFYENEAIHYPENAYGLARTNEFMLNVPNAKRIALTVDGERFGFAEGRLLAYERSLDFRHGVLERTLEWESPRGRRVRIESRRLVCFGRKHVAALEYKVTALNFSGQVEIASSIDAEVTNLQAGDDPRVGSAVTGPALSVLSRERGEGGELLLQRTRNSGFLLATGVLHACSHPSSQGQDGAAVFSAALREGESITLHKYIAYVSSRDVPEAEVPALARAELGRAAGEGFAVLVAEQRAYLERFWREADVGIEGDDALQQGVRFNQYHLLQSVGRDGRTNIAAKGVTGEGYEGHYFWDTEIYVFPFFLFSRPEVARALLQYRYSGLPKARERARQMSHERGALYPWRTIAGEECSAYYPAGTAQYHINADVAYSIRLYLLATGDFDFIAQYGAEIVLETARIWTGIGSYDRAGRFCINAVTGPDEYTAVVNNNYYTNAMARMHMRFALEIAQRLRAEAPGEYARVAAAIGLEEAELQAWQTAADAMRLPYDEALGIHEQDDSFLSKKPWDFAATPKDKYPLLLHFHPLVIYRHQVCKQADVVLALLLLSDEFALEDKRRDFDFYERVTTHDSSLSSCIFSIIANEVGQADKAYDYFMETARLDLDNTHDNTEYGVHTAAMAGTWLGVAYGFGGMRLGASGLRFAPVLPGKWQGYRFQVHVHGALLAVAVDAQGVLYRLVDGEELAFTHHGQALHLTRAAPEIRMEAA from the coding sequence GTGGAAAATGTTATCGATGTCATCGGCAAGCTGCCGGCCGAACCCTGGGGCATCCGCGAAAGCGCAGCGAATGGCCCGCGCGCCTTCCTGCACGAGACCCTGTTCGCGCTCGGGAACGGCTACATCGGCATGCGCGGCACCCATGAAGAGGGAGGGGCGCAGGGGCCGACCCTGGAGGGGACTTACCTGAACGGCTTCTACGAGAACGAGGCCATCCACTATCCCGAGAATGCCTACGGCCTGGCGCGCACCAACGAGTTCATGCTGAACGTCCCCAACGCCAAGCGCATCGCCTTGACGGTGGACGGCGAGCGCTTCGGATTCGCCGAAGGCAGGCTGCTGGCCTACGAGCGCAGCCTCGACTTCCGCCACGGCGTGCTGGAGCGCACGCTCGAATGGGAAAGCCCGCGCGGGCGCCGGGTGCGCATCGAGAGCCGGCGCCTGGTCTGCTTCGGGCGCAAGCACGTGGCGGCGCTCGAGTACAAGGTGACCGCGCTGAACTTCAGCGGGCAGGTCGAGATCGCCTCCAGCATCGATGCCGAGGTCACCAACCTGCAGGCGGGCGACGATCCGCGCGTCGGTTCGGCGGTGACCGGGCCGGCGCTCTCGGTGCTCAGCCGCGAGCGCGGCGAAGGCGGCGAACTGCTGCTGCAGCGCACCCGCAACAGCGGCTTCCTGCTGGCGACCGGCGTCCTGCACGCCTGCAGTCATCCGTCCAGCCAAGGCCAGGACGGCGCCGCCGTGTTCTCGGCCGCGCTGCGCGAAGGCGAGAGCATCACCCTGCACAAGTACATCGCCTACGTCAGCTCGCGCGACGTGCCCGAAGCCGAGGTGCCGGCGCTCGCGCGCGCCGAGCTGGGACGGGCGGCGGGCGAGGGCTTCGCCGTGCTGGTGGCCGAGCAGCGCGCCTACCTGGAGCGCTTCTGGCGCGAGGCCGACGTCGGGATCGAGGGCGACGATGCCCTCCAGCAGGGCGTGCGCTTCAACCAGTACCACCTGCTGCAGTCGGTGGGCCGCGACGGCCGCACCAACATCGCCGCCAAGGGCGTGACGGGCGAGGGCTACGAAGGCCACTATTTCTGGGACACCGAGATCTACGTCTTCCCCTTCTTCCTGTTCTCGCGCCCGGAAGTGGCGCGCGCGCTGCTGCAATACCGCTACAGCGGCCTGCCCAAGGCGCGCGAGCGGGCGCGCCAGATGTCGCACGAGCGCGGGGCGCTCTATCCGTGGCGCACCATCGCGGGCGAGGAATGCTCGGCCTACTACCCGGCCGGCACCGCCCAGTACCACATCAACGCCGACGTCGCCTACTCGATCCGGCTCTACCTGCTGGCCACCGGCGACTTCGACTTCATCGCCCAATACGGCGCCGAGATCGTGCTGGAGACGGCGCGGATCTGGACCGGCATCGGCAGCTACGACCGCGCGGGGCGATTCTGCATCAATGCGGTGACCGGCCCGGACGAGTACACGGCCGTGGTCAACAACAACTACTACACCAACGCGATGGCGCGCATGCACATGCGCTTCGCCCTCGAGATCGCCCAGCGCCTGCGCGCCGAGGCGCCCGGCGAATATGCGCGGGTGGCCGCCGCGATCGGGCTGGAGGAGGCGGAACTGCAGGCCTGGCAGACCGCCGCCGACGCCATGCGCCTGCCCTACGACGAAGCGCTGGGCATCCACGAGCAGGACGACAGCTTCCTGTCCAAGAAGCCCTGGGATTTCGCCGCCACGCCCAAGGACAAGTACCCGCTGCTGCTGCACTTCCACCCGCTGGTGATCTACCGCCACCAGGTGTGCAAGCAGGCCGACGTGGTGCTGGCGCTGCTGCTGCTCTCGGACGAGTTCGCGCTGGAGGACAAGCGCCGCGACTTCGACTTCTACGAGCGCGTCACCACCCACGATTCCTCGCTCTCGTCCTGCATCTTCAGCATCATCGCCAATGAAGTGGGGCAGGCCGACAAGGCCTACGACTACTTCATGGAGACCGCGCGCCTGGACCTGGACAATACCCACGACAACACCGAATACGGCGTGCACACGGCGGCCATGGCCGGCACCTGGCTGGGCGTGGCCTACGGCTTTGGCGGCATGCGCCTGGGCGCGAGCGGCCTGCGCTTCGCGCCTGTCCTCCCGGGCAAGTGGCAAGGCTACCGCTTCCAGGTTCACGTGCATGGCGCGCTGCTGGCAGTGGCGGTCGACGCCCAGGGCGTGCTTTACCGGCTGGTCGATGGCGAGGAACTGGCATTCACCCACCACGGGCAGGCGCTGCACCTGACGCGCGCGGCCCCCGAAATTCGCATGGAGGCGGCATGA
- the pgmB gene encoding beta-phosphoglucomutase codes for MSGNHGKYKAVIFDLDGVITDTAHYHYLAWKRLADSIGAPFDEAFNEELKGVDRMGSLALILARAPRSYSDEEKLDLADAKNAHYRELIATMTPDDLLPGALEALEAVRAAGLKTGLASVSKNAFTVLDRLGIRDRFDTVVDAATIANSKPHPEIFLTAASQLGLAPQDCLGVEDAVAGVASIKDAGMRAVGVGRPEVLTRADWVIPSMREFRLADY; via the coding sequence ATGAGCGGCAATCACGGCAAGTACAAGGCGGTCATCTTCGACCTCGACGGCGTCATCACCGACACCGCGCATTATCATTACCTGGCCTGGAAGCGGCTGGCGGACTCGATCGGCGCGCCCTTCGACGAAGCCTTCAACGAGGAGCTCAAGGGCGTGGACCGCATGGGTTCCCTGGCCCTGATCCTGGCGCGCGCGCCGCGCAGCTATTCGGACGAGGAGAAGCTGGACCTGGCCGATGCCAAGAACGCCCACTACCGCGAGCTGATCGCCACCATGACGCCGGACGACCTGCTGCCGGGGGCGCTGGAGGCCCTGGAAGCGGTGCGCGCGGCCGGGCTGAAGACGGGCCTGGCCTCGGTCAGCAAGAACGCCTTCACGGTGCTGGACCGCCTCGGCATCCGCGACCGCTTCGACACCGTGGTTGACGCCGCGACCATCGCCAACAGCAAGCCGCATCCGGAGATCTTCCTGACTGCGGCCAGCCAGCTCGGCCTCGCGCCGCAGGACTGCCTGGGCGTGGAGGACGCGGTGGCCGGCGTCGCCTCGATCAAGGACGCCGGTATGCGCGCGGTGGGGGTCGGACGTCCGGAGGTGCTGACCCGCGCCGACTGGGTGATCCCGTCCATGAGGGAGTTCCGGCTCGCCGATTACTGA
- a CDS encoding putative quinol monooxygenase translates to MTTPLTIIATLHALPGKEADLERRMLEMVEDTRKEEGCIDYDLHRSHEDPAVYVMIENWVDAAALDRHFATPHMQRLVADLPDLVADRVTIQKFARVGPPAA, encoded by the coding sequence ATGACCACGCCATTGACGATCATCGCCACGCTGCACGCCCTGCCGGGCAAGGAGGCCGACCTCGAACGCCGCATGCTGGAGATGGTCGAGGACACCCGCAAGGAAGAGGGCTGCATCGACTACGACCTGCATCGCTCGCACGAGGACCCGGCGGTCTACGTGATGATCGAGAACTGGGTCGACGCCGCCGCCCTCGACCGCCATTTCGCGACCCCGCACATGCAGCGTCTGGTGGCCGACCTGCCGGACCTCGTGGCGGACCGCGTGACGATCCAGAAGTTCGCCCGCGTCGGCCCGCCTGCCGCCTGA
- a CDS encoding catalase, whose translation MNKLTTAAGAPVVDNQNTMTAGPRGPALLQDVWFLEKLAHFDREVIPERRMHAKGAGAYGTFTVTHDITRYTRAKLFSEVGKQTDLFMRFSTVAGERGAADAERDIRGFAIKFYTEQGNWDLVGNNTPVFFLRDPLKFPDLNHAIKRDPRSGLRSADSNWDFWTNLPEALHQVTIVMSERGIPRSYRHMHGFGSHTFSFLNADNERFWVKFTFKTQQGIENLSDAEATSLIGGDRESHLRDLYDNIEAGNFPRWTMYVQIMPEKEASSYRFNPFDLTKVWLHEDYPLIEVGVLELNRNPENHFAEVEQAAFNPAHVVPGVGFSPDKMLQGRLFSYGDAARYRLGVNHHQIPVNAPRSPVHSYHRDGAMRVDGNMGGTTSYEPNRHGQWQEQPDFREPPLSLEGAADHWNHRVDDDYFTQPRLLFRKMSAAQRELLFQNTARAIAGASSEVKARHISNCSKCDPEYGDGVARAIAQLDETR comes from the coding sequence ATGAACAAGCTCACCACCGCCGCCGGCGCTCCCGTCGTCGACAACCAGAACACCATGACAGCGGGACCGCGCGGCCCAGCCCTGCTGCAGGACGTCTGGTTCCTGGAAAAACTCGCCCACTTCGACCGCGAAGTGATTCCCGAGCGCCGCATGCACGCCAAGGGCGCCGGCGCCTACGGGACCTTCACCGTCACCCACGACATCACGCGCTACACCCGCGCCAAGCTGTTCTCGGAAGTGGGCAAGCAGACCGACCTGTTCATGCGTTTCTCGACCGTTGCCGGAGAGCGCGGGGCGGCGGACGCCGAGCGCGACATCCGGGGCTTCGCCATCAAGTTCTATACCGAGCAGGGCAACTGGGACCTGGTGGGTAACAACACCCCGGTGTTCTTCCTGCGCGACCCGCTCAAGTTCCCCGATCTGAACCACGCGATCAAGCGCGACCCGCGCAGTGGCCTGCGCAGCGCCGACAGCAACTGGGACTTCTGGACCAATCTGCCGGAAGCCCTGCACCAGGTCACGATCGTGATGAGCGAGCGCGGCATCCCGCGCAGCTACCGCCACATGCACGGCTTCGGCAGCCACACCTTCAGCTTCCTGAACGCTGACAACGAACGCTTCTGGGTCAAGTTCACCTTCAAGACCCAGCAGGGGATCGAGAACCTGAGCGACGCCGAAGCCACTTCCCTGATCGGCGGGGACCGCGAGAGCCATCTGCGCGACCTGTACGACAACATCGAGGCCGGCAACTTCCCGCGCTGGACCATGTACGTGCAGATCATGCCGGAGAAGGAAGCGTCGAGCTACCGCTTCAATCCCTTCGATCTCACCAAGGTCTGGCTGCACGAGGATTATCCGCTGATCGAAGTGGGCGTGCTGGAGCTGAACCGCAATCCCGAGAACCACTTCGCCGAGGTCGAGCAGGCCGCCTTCAATCCGGCCCACGTGGTGCCGGGCGTGGGCTTCTCGCCGGACAAGATGCTGCAGGGCCGCCTGTTCTCCTATGGTGACGCGGCGCGCTACCGCCTGGGCGTGAACCACCACCAGATCCCGGTGAACGCGCCGCGCTCGCCGGTACACAGCTACCACCGCGACGGCGCGATGCGGGTCGACGGCAACATGGGCGGCACCACCTCCTATGAGCCGAACCGCCACGGCCAGTGGCAGGAGCAGCCGGACTTCCGCGAACCGCCCTTGTCGCTGGAGGGGGCGGCCGACCACTGGAACCACCGGGTGGACGACGACTACTTCACCCAGCCGCGCCTCCTGTTCCGCAAGATGTCGGCCGCGCAGCGCGAGCTGCTGTTCCAGAACACCGCGCGCGCGATCGCCGGCGCCTCTAGCGAGGTGAAGGCGCGCCACATCTCGAACTGCAGCAAGTGCGATCCGGAGTATGGCGACGGGGTCGCCAGGGCGATCGCGCAGCTGGACGAGACACGCTGA
- the purU gene encoding formyltetrahydrofolate deformylase, whose amino-acid sequence MSSKADTAPTRIEYILTATCMAGTGIVAAVATFLAERDCYICSLEQFDDDSTERFFMRLVFRQQDGSPAVDALREDFGTQVASRLQMQWKIHDPREAVKTVIMVSKYDHCLDDLLYRRRNGELNMAITAVVSNHLDLRPMVEREGIRYVFLPVTKENKAQQEARLLEIVEETGAELVILARYMQILSDELARRLAGRCINIHHSFLPGFKGAKPYHQAFDRGVKLIGATAHYATPDLDEGPIIEQVLTRVDHTFRPEHLARVGRDNECMALAAAVKFHIERRVFVDGNKTVVFRGP is encoded by the coding sequence ATGAGCAGCAAGGCCGACACCGCGCCCACCCGCATCGAATACATACTCACCGCCACCTGCATGGCCGGCACCGGGATCGTGGCCGCGGTCGCGACCTTCCTGGCCGAACGCGACTGCTATATCTGTTCGCTCGAACAGTTCGACGACGATTCCACCGAGCGCTTCTTCATGCGCCTGGTGTTCCGCCAGCAGGACGGTTCGCCGGCGGTGGATGCGCTGCGCGAGGATTTCGGAACCCAGGTGGCGTCGCGCCTGCAGATGCAGTGGAAGATCCACGACCCGCGCGAAGCGGTCAAGACCGTGATCATGGTGTCGAAGTACGACCACTGCCTGGACGACCTGCTCTACCGCCGCCGCAACGGGGAACTCAACATGGCCATCACGGCCGTGGTCTCGAACCACCTCGACCTGCGCCCCATGGTCGAGCGCGAAGGCATCCGCTACGTGTTCCTGCCGGTGACGAAGGAGAACAAGGCGCAGCAGGAGGCGCGCCTGCTGGAGATCGTGGAGGAGACCGGGGCCGAACTCGTGATCCTGGCCCGCTACATGCAGATCCTGTCGGACGAACTGGCGCGCCGCCTGGCTGGGCGCTGCATCAATATCCACCATTCCTTCCTGCCCGGTTTCAAGGGCGCCAAACCCTATCACCAGGCCTTCGATCGCGGCGTCAAGCTGATCGGCGCCACGGCCCACTACGCCACGCCCGACCTGGACGAAGGGCCGATCATCGAACAGGTGCTGACGCGGGTCGACCACACCTTCCGGCCGGAGCATCTGGCGCGGGTCGGCCGCGACAACGAGTGCATGGCCCTGGCCGCCGCGGTCAAATTCCACATCGAGCGCCGCGTTTTTGTCGACGGCAACAAGACGGTGGTCTTCCGCGGCCCCTGA
- a CDS encoding GNAT family N-acetyltransferase: protein MPCQFRPLTGSDLDAVLRIQAECYPPAMQESAEVVMARLRAAPGTCLAAVDDGQLCAYLFAYPSRLGLVTDLGAGFTPARNPDTLYLHDLAVARRALGRGVARGLVGRLLDQARQQGLAWSALVSVQDTLAFWEGLGYRAATASPAPTGRGLGSYPGAAVYMARPLA, encoded by the coding sequence ATGCCTTGCCAGTTCCGCCCCCTGACCGGATCCGATCTCGACGCCGTGCTACGGATCCAGGCCGAATGCTATCCGCCCGCCATGCAGGAGTCCGCCGAGGTGGTAATGGCGCGCCTGCGCGCGGCGCCCGGCACCTGCCTGGCGGCCGTCGATGACGGCCAGTTGTGCGCCTATCTGTTCGCCTACCCCTCGCGCCTGGGCCTGGTCACCGACCTCGGCGCCGGCTTCACCCCGGCCCGCAACCCGGACACGCTTTACCTGCACGACCTGGCGGTGGCGCGCCGCGCGCTCGGGCGCGGCGTGGCGCGCGGTCTGGTCGGGCGCCTGCTGGACCAGGCGCGGCAACAAGGCCTGGCCTGGTCGGCCCTGGTCTCGGTGCAGGATACCCTGGCCTTCTGGGAAGGGCTGGGTTACCGCGCGGCCACCGCGAGTCCTGCGCCAACCGGGCGCGGACTCGGCTCGTATCCGGGCGCGGCGGTCTACATGGCCCGGCCGCTGGCCTGA